In Candidatus Contubernalis alkalaceticus, the following proteins share a genomic window:
- a CDS encoding flavodoxin family protein, with translation MLILGINGSVHQHGNTADLLTFGLDEAAKLGAKTQLIFAQEALDELKQPYCNVCEPRCPGVCYEGKKLEGIYNLLRECDGIILGSPVYFGTVSTQLKSFWDMSRKLRNEHALLDTVGGAVSVGAARFGGQETTLRALHDMMLVQGMLIVGDGHVSMDPGHHGACAQRPAIKDDYAITRVQILARRLVDVAKATLTLRKK, from the coding sequence ATGTTAATATTAGGCATTAATGGCAGCGTGCATCAGCATGGAAATACTGCGGATCTTCTTACGTTTGGTTTGGACGAAGCAGCTAAGTTGGGAGCTAAAACACAATTAATTTTTGCTCAGGAGGCACTGGATGAATTAAAACAACCTTATTGTAATGTTTGTGAGCCCAGGTGTCCCGGGGTCTGTTACGAGGGGAAAAAACTGGAGGGCATTTATAATCTTTTGAGGGAATGTGATGGAATTATTTTAGGCAGTCCAGTTTACTTTGGTACGGTTTCTACCCAGTTAAAAAGTTTTTGGGATATGTCTCGTAAATTAAGAAATGAGCATGCCCTGCTGGATACCGTAGGGGGGGCCGTTTCAGTGGGGGCCGCCCGGTTCGGCGGTCAGGAAACTACGTTGAGGGCTTTACATGACATGATGTTGGTGCAGGGCATGCTTATTGTAGGGGATGGACACGTTTCTATGGATCCGGGACACCACGGTGCCTGTGCTCAAAGGCCGGCAATCAAAGATGATTATGCCATTACAAGGGTACAAATTTTGGCCCGCAGGTTGGTTGATGTTGCTAAGGCTACTTTGACTTTGCGAAAAAAGTAA
- a CDS encoding deoxyguanosinetriphosphate triphosphohydrolase, with the protein MSLREKREQLEEQILSPQAMRSSRSKGRQDYEEECSVRTAFHRDRDRIIHSKAFRRLKHKTQVFISPEGDHYRTRLTHTLEVAQIARTAARALTLNEDLTEAIALGHDLGHTPFGHAGEAALSQIYGPFKHNQQSLRIVESLEGGKGLNLTWEVRDGILNHTGSTLPSTLEGQIVKIADRIAYINHDIDDALRAGILKEEDLPRDVPYILGNTSSMRINTMVRDLIENSFAQPLIQMSPQVMQVMLDLREFLFENVYVGSEAKKEDQKIIKMFNHVFNYFLERPEEIPLENGSLQGGSLLERRVCDYIAGMTDIYFINLYQKLFIPKPWSS; encoded by the coding sequence ATCAGTTTGAGGGAAAAAAGAGAACAACTGGAGGAGCAGATTCTTTCTCCCCAGGCTATGCGAAGCTCCAGGAGTAAAGGCCGTCAAGATTATGAGGAGGAGTGTTCGGTCAGGACTGCATTTCATCGGGACAGAGACCGCATTATTCACTCCAAAGCTTTCAGGAGATTAAAACATAAAACTCAAGTGTTTATCTCTCCTGAAGGGGATCATTATCGGACTCGATTGACCCATACTCTGGAAGTAGCCCAGATTGCCAGGACTGCTGCTCGAGCTCTTACTTTAAACGAAGATCTTACTGAGGCTATTGCGCTGGGTCATGATCTGGGGCACACTCCCTTTGGGCATGCGGGAGAAGCGGCTTTGAGTCAAATTTACGGACCATTTAAACATAACCAACAGAGTCTGAGAATTGTTGAAAGCCTGGAGGGGGGAAAGGGGTTAAATCTCACCTGGGAAGTAAGGGATGGGATATTGAATCATACCGGAAGCACTCTTCCATCTACCCTGGAGGGACAAATTGTTAAGATTGCAGACCGGATTGCTTACATAAATCATGATATTGATGACGCTCTTCGGGCGGGGATATTAAAAGAGGAAGATCTTCCCAGGGATGTACCTTATATTCTGGGCAATACCTCCTCCATGAGAATAAATACCATGGTGAGAGACTTGATAGAAAACAGTTTTGCCCAACCGTTAATTCAGATGAGTCCCCAGGTAATGCAGGTGATGTTGGATTTACGGGAATTCTTATTTGAAAATGTTTATGTAGGGTCTGAGGCTAAGAAAGAAGACCAAAAAATAATTAAAATGTTCAATCATGTTTTTAATTACTTCTTAGAAAGGCCTGAAGAAATTCCTTTGGAGAACGGGTCACTTCAAGGGGGAAGCCTTCTGGAAAGAAGGGTTTGTGATTACATAGCCGGAATGACTGATATTTACTTTATTAATCTCTATCAGAAATTGTTTATTCCCAAGCCCTGGTCTAGTTAA
- a CDS encoding D-alanyl-D-alanine carboxypeptidase family protein, which yields MIKLKKLALLLLIFSLFFLSLTPLTAWAEPDTDATEEELEDELPFDVDAKSALLMEATTGEILYEKDADAKYPPASITKIMTLLIALEAIEEGKTDWNDTVEVSENAWRMKGSEMFLEIGQEVTVDQLLQGISVVSANDACVALAEHLYGSEEMFVQIMNQKAQQLGMKNSHFENTTGLPHENHYMSARDIAILSAYTINNYPKILELESQREFTFNDIVQYNRNPLLGRFPGADGLKTGWTTEAGYCLAGTAKQNNFRLISVILNSPNLSSRLSSTEAVLNYGFRNYIFKVMVDKGEVVGEAPVPDGKDKEVAASTQNSLGAVITLPDEDRLETQVIYDKLSAPIEKGDRVGEMHILLENEILSRVTLVAEQDIEKTNFAVIALRQVGGFFKNMTTGLVDMIKGIFE from the coding sequence ATGATTAAGTTAAAAAAATTGGCGCTTCTATTACTGATATTTTCCCTGTTTTTTTTAAGTTTGACACCTTTAACTGCATGGGCTGAACCTGATACAGACGCCACAGAGGAAGAACTAGAAGATGAACTACCCTTTGACGTAGATGCAAAATCTGCACTGCTTATGGAAGCTACCACCGGTGAAATACTCTATGAAAAAGACGCAGACGCTAAATATCCTCCTGCCAGTATAACCAAAATAATGACCCTGCTCATAGCCTTAGAAGCTATTGAAGAAGGCAAAACAGATTGGAATGATACCGTTGAGGTAAGCGAAAACGCCTGGCGGATGAAGGGCTCTGAAATGTTTTTGGAAATTGGTCAAGAGGTAACGGTGGACCAACTTCTCCAGGGAATATCCGTAGTCTCCGCCAATGATGCCTGCGTAGCCTTAGCAGAACACCTTTACGGCTCAGAAGAAATGTTTGTACAAATAATGAATCAAAAAGCACAACAACTGGGGATGAAAAATAGCCATTTTGAAAATACCACAGGACTACCCCATGAAAATCATTATATGAGCGCTAGAGATATCGCCATTCTGTCCGCTTATACCATCAATAACTATCCTAAAATTCTAGAACTGGAATCCCAAAGGGAATTCACCTTTAATGATATCGTTCAGTACAACCGCAACCCCTTGCTGGGGCGTTTTCCCGGGGCAGACGGTTTAAAAACCGGATGGACTACTGAGGCAGGTTATTGTCTGGCAGGAACAGCTAAACAAAATAATTTCCGTTTAATTTCGGTAATTCTAAATTCTCCCAACCTTTCTTCCCGGCTGTCTTCCACGGAAGCTGTACTAAACTACGGGTTTAGAAACTATATTTTCAAGGTCATGGTTGACAAGGGAGAAGTTGTGGGAGAGGCACCGGTACCTGACGGAAAAGACAAAGAAGTAGCAGCTTCTACCCAAAATTCTCTAGGTGCGGTAATTACCCTGCCGGATGAGGATAGACTGGAAACCCAGGTTATTTATGATAAATTGTCTGCTCCCATTGAAAAGGGAGACAGGGTAGGAGAAATGCACATCCTGCTGGAGAATGAAATTCTCAGCCGGGTTACTTTGGTAGCCGAACAAGATATCGAAAAAACAAACTTTGCTGTTATCGCCCTAAGGCAGGTTGGAGGGTTCTTTAAGAATATGACCACTGGATTAGTAGATATGATAAAAGGTATCTTTGAATAA